In Marixanthomonas ophiurae, one genomic interval encodes:
- a CDS encoding UDP-2,3-diacylglucosamine diphosphatase — translation MRILANLKIFVFQIDILKRKVEIVVLSDIHLGTYGCHAKEVLHYLNSVKPKKLILNGDIIDIWQFRKRYFPKAHLQVIKKIIALAAKGTKVYYLTGNHDEKLRRFSDTKMGNIQILDKLILNIDGKKAWFFHGDVFDASIQHTKWIAKLGGWGYDLLILFNRFVNHCLAKFGKDKYSLSKKIKNSVKGALKFISDFETTATDLAIDEGYNFVACGHIHQPIIKKVTNNKGSCIYLNSGDWIENLTALEYNNERWMLYTHGEKNPFLKPVYDEIIDDDAEAYPEFLSAFIYE, via the coding sequence ATGAGAATATTGGCAAATTTGAAAATCTTTGTATTCCAAATTGACATCTTGAAAAGAAAAGTAGAAATCGTTGTATTATCAGACATTCATTTGGGTACGTATGGCTGCCACGCCAAAGAAGTGTTACACTATTTGAATTCTGTAAAGCCTAAGAAATTAATTTTAAACGGTGATATTATTGATATCTGGCAATTCAGAAAACGATATTTTCCGAAAGCACATTTACAGGTTATTAAAAAAATAATTGCTTTGGCTGCAAAGGGCACCAAAGTATATTATTTAACTGGAAATCACGATGAAAAGCTACGCCGTTTTAGTGATACTAAGATGGGGAATATTCAAATATTGGATAAACTTATTTTAAATATCGACGGAAAAAAAGCTTGGTTTTTCCACGGTGATGTGTTTGATGCCTCTATACAGCACACCAAATGGATTGCTAAATTAGGTGGCTGGGGATATGATTTACTTATCCTATTTAACCGTTTTGTAAATCATTGTTTAGCAAAATTTGGAAAAGACAAATATTCGCTTTCAAAAAAAATAAAAAATAGTGTAAAAGGAGCTCTTAAATTTATTAGTGATTTTGAAACCACTGCAACCGATCTTGCCATTGATGAGGGATACAATTTTGTGGCATGTGGTCATATACACCAGCCTATAATAAAAAAAGTGACAAACAATAAAGGCAGTTGTATCTATTTAAATAGCGGCGATTGGATTGAAAACTTAACCGCTTTAGAGTATAATAACGAACGTTGGATGCTATACACACACGGTGAAAAAAATCCATTTCTAAAGCCAGTTTACGATGAAATTATTGACGATGATGCAGAAGCATACCCTGAGTTTCTATCAGCTTTTATTTATGAATAA
- the aroC gene encoding chorismate synthase: protein MAGNSFGNIFKLITFGESHGEALGGIIDGCPAGLSIDLDAIEAEMQRRKPGQSSIVTQRKEPDTVKFLSGIFKGKTTGTPIGFVIENTNQKSKDYSHIKDTYRPSHADYTYDKKYGNRDYRGGGRSSARETACRVAAGAIAKQLLKNVKITAYVSSVGKLSLQKKYSEVNFNEIENNPVRCADKGMAIKMEAYIKEIRKQGDTVGGQITCVIENIPVGLGEPVFDKLHAQLGKAMLSINAVKGFEYGSGFEGTKMKGSEHNDLFNKDGSTKTNYSGGVQGGISNGEPIYFNVAFKPVATIMQKQQTINSEGEQVHMQGKGRHDPCVVPRAVPIVEAMSALVLADFWLLNKLAKL from the coding sequence ATGGCTGGTAATTCCTTCGGAAACATTTTTAAACTCATCACTTTTGGCGAATCGCACGGCGAAGCCTTAGGCGGAATTATTGATGGATGCCCAGCAGGGTTGTCAATAGATCTAGATGCTATTGAAGCAGAAATGCAACGCCGAAAACCAGGTCAATCTTCTATTGTTACGCAACGAAAAGAACCTGATACTGTAAAATTTCTCAGCGGTATTTTTAAAGGAAAAACCACGGGAACACCTATTGGCTTTGTCATTGAGAATACCAACCAAAAGTCTAAAGACTACTCACATATAAAAGATACTTACCGACCGTCGCATGCAGACTATACGTATGATAAAAAATACGGTAATCGTGATTATAGGGGAGGAGGCCGATCTTCAGCTCGCGAAACCGCTTGCAGGGTTGCAGCCGGTGCCATAGCCAAACAGTTGTTAAAAAATGTTAAAATCACAGCTTACGTATCTTCTGTTGGCAAATTATCGCTTCAGAAAAAATATTCGGAAGTCAATTTCAATGAAATAGAAAATAATCCGGTTCGCTGTGCGGATAAGGGTATGGCTATAAAAATGGAAGCGTATATTAAAGAAATTAGAAAACAAGGTGATACCGTTGGAGGACAGATAACGTGCGTCATTGAGAATATTCCTGTTGGTCTAGGCGAGCCTGTTTTTGATAAACTGCATGCCCAATTAGGCAAAGCGATGCTTTCCATAAACGCCGTGAAAGGCTTTGAATACGGCAGTGGCTTTGAAGGAACGAAAATGAAAGGAAGTGAACATAATGATTTGTTTAACAAAGACGGAAGCACTAAAACCAATTATAGCGGTGGTGTACAGGGAGGAATAAGCAATGGCGAGCCTATCTATTTTAATGTAGCCTTTAAACCTGTCGCCACAATTATGCAGAAACAACAAACCATTAACAGTGAAGGAGAGCAGGTTCACATGCAAGGTAAAGGGCGTCATGACCCTTGTGTAGTACCTCGTGCAGTGCCTATAGTAGAAGCGATGTCAGCATTAGTATTAGCTGATTTTTGGCTACTGAACAAACTCGCTAAACTCTAA
- a CDS encoding dicarboxylate/amino acid:cation symporter: MKKLALHWQILLGMALGVVFALLLTNFGWGPGFIEDWVKPFGTIFINALKLIAVPLILASLIKGVSDLKDISSLSQMGLRTIITYVITTVIAVSIGLGVVNLVKPGKTITEETRSELVEAYGGEAEMKRQDAQRQKDAGPLQALEDLVPDNIIGASSSNRNMLQVIFFAIFFGIGLILIPEKTAKPVKDFFDGFNEVILKMIDLIMLTAPYGVFALLAALVVEAPSADLFAALGMYALCVVGGLALMIGVYILLVWTFTRHTPKSFLNGIGPAQLLAFSTSSSAATLPVTMERVEEHLGVKREVTSFVLPIGATINMDGTSLYQAVAAVFIAQAFGMDLSFGTQLGIIATATLASIGSAAVPGAGMVMLVIVLAQAGIPEAGLALIFAIDRPLDMCRTTVNVTGDAAVSMMVAKSQGKLGVPQVKDWDDNYKK, from the coding sequence ATGAAGAAACTGGCTTTACACTGGCAAATTTTATTAGGAATGGCACTTGGGGTTGTTTTCGCCCTTTTATTAACCAATTTTGGCTGGGGACCTGGTTTTATTGAAGATTGGGTAAAACCTTTCGGAACCATATTCATAAACGCCTTAAAGTTAATCGCCGTACCATTAATCCTTGCTTCTTTAATTAAGGGAGTTTCTGACTTAAAAGATATTTCCAGTCTATCGCAAATGGGGTTACGTACTATTATAACCTATGTAATTACTACGGTAATTGCCGTATCCATTGGATTGGGAGTTGTTAATTTGGTAAAACCAGGAAAGACTATTACTGAAGAAACTCGTTCTGAATTAGTGGAAGCGTACGGGGGTGAAGCTGAAATGAAACGACAGGATGCGCAGCGTCAAAAAGATGCAGGTCCATTACAAGCCTTGGAGGATTTAGTACCTGATAATATAATTGGGGCTTCTTCCAGTAACCGAAACATGCTTCAAGTAATATTCTTTGCTATTTTCTTTGGAATAGGATTGATATTAATTCCTGAAAAAACAGCAAAACCCGTAAAAGATTTTTTCGATGGCTTTAATGAAGTCATCCTCAAAATGATTGATCTTATCATGTTAACCGCTCCCTATGGTGTTTTTGCTTTATTGGCAGCTTTAGTGGTGGAAGCCCCAAGTGCCGATCTTTTTGCGGCATTAGGAATGTATGCATTGTGTGTTGTTGGCGGACTAGCCTTAATGATTGGAGTATATATTTTATTGGTATGGACATTTACAAGACATACGCCAAAGAGTTTCCTTAACGGAATTGGCCCAGCTCAATTATTAGCATTCTCAACAAGCTCGAGTGCTGCAACCCTACCAGTGACTATGGAACGGGTAGAAGAACATTTAGGAGTAAAGCGTGAGGTAACCAGTTTTGTATTACCAATTGGAGCCACAATTAATATGGATGGAACCAGTTTATACCAAGCTGTAGCAGCTGTATTTATTGCACAAGCCTTTGGGATGGATCTTTCTTTTGGAACCCAACTAGGAATTATCGCAACCGCAACCTTGGCTTCTATAGGTTCTGCTGCCGTGCCAGGTGCTGGGATGGTGATGCTGGTAATTGTATTGGCACAAGCTGGAATTCCTGAAGCTGGTCTTGCACTAATTTTTGCCATTGATAGACCCTTAGATATGTGTCGTACCACGGTAAATGTTACAGGTGATGCTGCCGTTTCTATGATGGTTGCAAAGTCGCAAGGCAAATTAGGCGTTCCACAAGTCAAGGATTGGGATGATAATTATAAGAAATAG
- the gshB gene encoding glutathione synthase, with translation MNVCFIMYPWDEIDPENDSTLALIKEFAKRGHGIVTTTPANLTIRDSVAFAFSRCLKRKDKLPKGLKAFHKNAEFYDEMLPMAGFDVIILRSNPPLDMIMLNFLDSVKDDVFIMNDLDGIRRANNKLYTAVFEDENNEMIPRTHVTKNKQYLKNIIKEGPDRMILKPLNGFGGSGVILIEKSAMKSINSLLDFYIDNKDGTSNYVILQDYIEGADQGDVRILLLNGQPIGAMRRVPGDEDHRSNVSAGGSVQKHTLSKQEKELCRRIGPKLVKDGLYFVGIDVIGGKLVEVNVMSPGGITYINKVYKTKVQEKIIDFVEDKVLERVSAFERRQKLRKHVSDA, from the coding sequence ATGAACGTTTGCTTTATCATGTATCCTTGGGATGAAATAGATCCTGAAAATGACTCAACCTTAGCATTAATAAAAGAATTTGCCAAGCGAGGCCACGGCATAGTCACGACAACGCCAGCTAATTTGACGATTCGCGATAGCGTTGCTTTTGCTTTTTCAAGATGTTTAAAGCGAAAAGATAAATTGCCTAAAGGACTAAAAGCGTTTCACAAAAATGCTGAGTTTTACGACGAGATGTTGCCTATGGCAGGTTTTGATGTAATCATCCTTCGTAGTAACCCTCCGTTAGATATGATTATGCTTAACTTTTTAGATTCCGTCAAGGATGATGTATTTATCATGAATGATCTCGATGGAATTCGCCGTGCAAATAATAAACTTTACACGGCTGTTTTTGAGGACGAAAACAACGAGATGATTCCGCGAACGCACGTAACCAAAAATAAACAATATCTAAAAAATATTATTAAAGAAGGCCCTGATCGTATGATTTTAAAACCTCTAAATGGTTTTGGAGGCTCCGGGGTGATTTTAATTGAAAAAAGTGCCATGAAGAGTATTAACTCTTTACTTGATTTTTATATAGACAATAAAGATGGAACTTCAAACTACGTAATTTTACAAGACTATATTGAAGGAGCCGATCAAGGCGATGTTCGTATTTTGCTGTTAAACGGCCAACCTATTGGTGCGATGCGACGTGTACCGGGTGATGAAGATCATAGAAGTAATGTAAGCGCTGGGGGTAGTGTACAAAAACATACGTTAAGTAAACAAGAAAAAGAACTATGCCGTCGTATTGGTCCTAAACTAGTGAAAGATGGATTGTATTTTGTTGGTATCGATGTAATTGGCGGAAAGCTTGTTGAAGTAAATGTAATGTCTCCTGGCGGAATAACCTATATTAATAAAGTGTATAAAACGAAAGTACAAGAAAAAATCATCGATTTTGTAGAAGATAAGGTGTTAGAACGTGTTAGTGCTTTTGAACGCCGCCAAAAACTTCGTAAACATGTAAGTGATGCGTAA
- a CDS encoding N-formylglutamate amidohydrolase → MERLAVSEIIKKIEAEAPFEAVAEDYSFTLKIDEYVPYVCGAVHDGHQFRKELWENCIHTEYERWFEEDPCTKEFIKTHPIVIAGCDSRFEYDLNRDPDNAIFDLAWGKQLWKEPLSPSEKKQSLEKHTEFYSVVHALISKLEEKFGTIVVYDMHSYNWRRWDREVPVINLGTSNVDNDRFGDLVESWRKSLSELQLPHDIKATSKINDTFFGNGYFLKFITQNFKNTLVLATEFKKIYCDELRELIYPEVVSAIEQQLQQKVKEHATLFYNTFNK, encoded by the coding sequence ATGGAAAGATTAGCTGTTTCAGAAATCATTAAAAAAATTGAGGCGGAAGCACCATTTGAAGCCGTCGCTGAAGATTACTCATTCACCTTAAAGATTGACGAATACGTGCCTTACGTTTGTGGTGCTGTGCACGATGGGCATCAATTTAGAAAAGAGTTATGGGAAAACTGTATTCATACGGAATATGAACGTTGGTTTGAAGAAGATCCTTGTACCAAAGAGTTTATAAAAACGCATCCTATTGTAATTGCTGGTTGCGATAGTAGGTTTGAATATGACCTGAATCGCGATCCAGATAATGCGATATTCGATTTAGCTTGGGGGAAACAATTGTGGAAAGAACCTTTGAGCCCTTCAGAAAAAAAACAAAGCCTTGAAAAACATACTGAATTTTATTCGGTAGTTCATGCCCTGATATCAAAACTAGAAGAAAAGTTCGGCACTATTGTGGTGTATGATATGCATAGCTATAATTGGCGTCGATGGGATAGGGAAGTGCCAGTAATTAATTTAGGCACTTCAAATGTTGACAATGATCGTTTTGGTGACTTAGTTGAAAGCTGGCGAAAATCTTTATCAGAATTACAATTGCCACACGACATAAAAGCTACTTCAAAAATTAACGATACCTTTTTCGGAAATGGTTATTTTTTGAAATTCATCACCCAGAATTTTAAAAATACGTTAGTTTTGGCAACTGAATTCAAGAAAATTTATTGTGACGAACTACGAGAATTGATCTACCCTGAAGTAGTTTCAGCCATTGAACAACAGCTTCAGCAGAAAGTTAAAGAACACGCTACGTTGTTTTACAATACGTTTAATAAATAA
- a CDS encoding flavohemoglobin expression-modulating QEGLA motif protein, which translates to MTHTQAIIDSYPNLFRIDYNLNKLVQKIEVLNFVNPINIEQEKRNFFSSKYNVNPNFKYRKLDFNAHKLQQELFSQDIDSIKDEETRAFYREVIYDYSGLVQCVETVGQKEKFYFNSLKSFGTPTEKDVDNARFILHFEDEAYNQEMIPVFNANEAAEYFEDFTKQYDFQFNIKLSNKISAAAMVLNNKQTLVLKKNHRFSANQLKVLANHEIGVHLVTTFNSLNQPLKIFHNGFPKNVETQEGLAVFSEYMSGCLTLYRLKELSYRVLATDSLRKGFNFCDTFDLLHNQYKLKREEAYNITLRAHRGGGFTKDHLYLTGLKKVYSLYQKEASLDNLLAGKVTLENESIIQNWKQEGLAYENRYKNFAFDNNENTNSKLDFILQNLK; encoded by the coding sequence ATGACGCATACACAAGCTATTATCGATTCATATCCCAATCTTTTCAGGATTGATTATAATTTGAATAAACTGGTTCAAAAAATAGAGGTGTTGAACTTTGTTAACCCTATTAATATTGAACAAGAAAAGCGTAATTTCTTTTCTTCAAAATACAATGTAAACCCTAACTTTAAGTATCGAAAACTTGATTTTAATGCACACAAACTACAGCAAGAACTTTTTTCGCAAGATATTGATAGTATTAAAGATGAAGAGACCCGTGCTTTTTATAGAGAAGTAATTTATGATTATTCAGGGTTGGTTCAATGTGTGGAAACCGTAGGGCAAAAAGAGAAGTTTTATTTCAATTCGCTAAAATCATTTGGTACACCTACTGAAAAAGATGTTGATAATGCACGTTTTATTCTTCATTTTGAAGATGAAGCATATAATCAAGAAATGATTCCTGTGTTTAATGCTAACGAAGCAGCTGAATATTTTGAGGACTTTACCAAACAGTACGACTTTCAGTTCAACATTAAGCTTTCCAACAAGATTTCAGCTGCTGCTATGGTTTTAAATAACAAGCAAACCTTAGTACTTAAAAAAAATCATCGTTTTAGCGCAAACCAATTAAAAGTATTAGCCAATCACGAAATAGGTGTACATCTGGTCACTACTTTTAATAGTTTAAATCAGCCGCTTAAAATTTTCCACAATGGCTTTCCAAAAAACGTAGAAACACAAGAAGGATTAGCTGTTTTTAGCGAATACATGAGCGGATGTTTAACCCTATATCGTTTAAAAGAATTGAGCTACCGCGTGTTGGCGACCGATAGTTTACGAAAAGGTTTTAATTTTTGTGACACGTTCGATTTGTTACACAATCAATACAAGCTCAAGAGGGAAGAGGCCTACAATATAACCCTGCGTGCTCATCGAGGAGGAGGTTTTACAAAAGATCACTTATACCTTACTGGTTTAAAGAAAGTGTATAGTCTGTATCAAAAAGAAGCTTCATTAGACAACCTTTTAGCAGGAAAAGTCACTTTAGAGAATGAATCTATAATTCAAAACTGGAAACAGGAAGGGTTGGCATACGAAAACAGGTATAAGAACTTTGCTTTTGATAATAACGAGAACACGAATTCCAAACTCGATTTTATTCTTCAGAATTTAAAATAA
- a CDS encoding T9SS type A sorting domain-containing protein, translated as MKKITKTVLLLQVLLVSSMVSAQEYFGTTTFGDMSIENSFHSAVDSNGNIYTPGLYSGSITLGPNTINWAGGNADGYLAIHDSDGNPTGVLGFGGGFDDVVIDVAIDADDNIYLTGYFQGANPNNPFDADPGPDVFPLLQPANGLSRDLFVIKLDSNKEFVWAKQISNPAGFGPINEDAQTIALDSNGDIYIGGSFLYADFDPDPNNDVTLFSADSQTPDGFLLKLDSDGNYQWVKTHEGAGGIVEVESIEFDANEDLFVLGRFRNQVDLDTGTDVDNYISNGTDDAFITKVDIDGNYIWGQTFGGTGLEIPATIKVLQSGIYATGMFSGTVDLDPTAGENNVTSNGDFDAFFSKFDTDGNYDYSYVTGGEGNENLENIFDIIEGPTGSLFISGNFIGTSDFDSSSGEAIVTSNGNSDNFLVELSTSGVYRNHWTIGGSSAESNQQVLFNDNDQIIAIGAFQDSVDLNPFSGEDVQTSNGNRDIYVSRYSTINTGNDSCENAVAVSCGDVVNGETVSDSDSGGNAAPDEFYTYTGNGTLEEVTISLCNNTDFNSVLRVYEDCTLTNEIAMNDDSCGEQSEVSFVSDGISTYYIMVEGFESEAGNFSLEVSCEELPENDICSGALPISCGESITGSTDDATIDVDAPVCNTDITAPGLWYTFTDDSGLVTDYTVSLCDSDYDTKVTVYTGDCGNLICETDNDDSCGLQSEANFQGDGNTTYYILVHGFGTNTGNFTLTVDCTPVPPANDMISNSIDVDEIGFPYSDAAVPMPAATTEGGNPTGCNLQGANGVWYNFVSNGDGEATASIVDPAGTSVVTFFEAPNENASETDLTLVNQGTNQCSPATSSSITTTAGQAYYIFVVNTGGTTDIEIDGTLLSTSENTIEGFTYFPNPTTGVVNLNATETIERATVYNLLGQKVIDQSIENTKSELSISSLSAGTYILKVVVNGETGTYKIIKQ; from the coding sequence ATGAAAAAAATTACAAAAACTGTGCTTTTATTACAAGTATTGCTTGTAAGCAGTATGGTATCAGCACAAGAGTATTTTGGTACCACTACTTTTGGGGATATGAGTATCGAGAATTCGTTCCATTCGGCTGTTGACAGCAATGGGAATATTTATACACCTGGGTTATATTCTGGATCTATTACGTTAGGCCCCAACACTATAAACTGGGCTGGTGGTAACGCAGATGGGTATTTAGCTATACATGATAGTGACGGAAACCCTACCGGAGTATTAGGCTTTGGCGGTGGTTTTGACGATGTCGTTATTGACGTTGCAATCGATGCCGACGACAACATCTACCTTACTGGGTATTTTCAAGGAGCAAACCCAAACAATCCGTTTGATGCTGATCCGGGTCCAGATGTATTTCCTTTATTACAGCCAGCAAATGGTCTAAGTAGAGATCTTTTTGTTATTAAATTAGACAGCAATAAAGAGTTTGTATGGGCAAAACAAATAAGCAACCCAGCAGGCTTTGGACCTATCAACGAAGATGCACAAACCATAGCTTTAGACAGTAATGGGGATATTTACATTGGCGGTTCATTTTTATATGCTGATTTTGACCCAGACCCTAATAATGATGTGACCCTGTTCTCTGCAGATTCACAAACACCAGATGGATTTTTACTAAAACTTGATTCGGACGGTAATTACCAGTGGGTAAAAACGCATGAAGGGGCTGGTGGTATTGTAGAAGTAGAGAGTATAGAATTCGACGCCAATGAAGATCTTTTCGTTTTAGGTAGGTTTAGAAATCAAGTAGACCTTGATACTGGTACCGATGTAGACAATTATATTTCGAATGGAACAGATGATGCTTTTATTACAAAAGTAGATATCGATGGAAATTATATTTGGGGTCAAACTTTTGGTGGTACAGGATTAGAGATTCCAGCTACCATTAAGGTATTACAATCTGGAATTTATGCTACTGGAATGTTTTCTGGCACTGTAGATCTCGATCCTACTGCGGGTGAAAACAACGTAACATCAAATGGTGATTTTGATGCGTTCTTTTCAAAATTCGATACCGATGGAAATTACGACTATTCTTATGTTACGGGTGGTGAAGGAAATGAAAACTTAGAGAATATATTTGATATTATTGAAGGTCCAACAGGAAGCTTATTCATTTCTGGAAATTTTATAGGAACTAGTGATTTTGATAGTAGTTCGGGAGAGGCTATTGTTACTTCAAACGGAAATAGCGATAACTTCTTGGTAGAATTGAGTACTTCTGGTGTGTACAGAAACCACTGGACCATTGGTGGCTCAAGTGCAGAAAGTAACCAACAGGTTCTTTTTAATGATAATGATCAAATAATAGCAATAGGTGCGTTTCAAGATAGTGTTGATTTAAATCCTTTTTCAGGAGAAGATGTTCAAACAAGTAACGGGAACCGGGATATTTATGTTTCTCGCTATTCTACCATTAACACAGGTAACGACAGTTGTGAAAATGCAGTGGCGGTTTCTTGTGGCGATGTGGTAAACGGTGAAACAGTTTCTGATTCCGACTCTGGTGGTAATGCTGCCCCTGATGAGTTTTACACTTATACAGGTAATGGTACTTTAGAGGAGGTAACTATATCACTATGTAACAATACAGACTTTAACTCTGTTCTTCGTGTTTATGAAGACTGTACCTTAACAAACGAAATCGCTATGAATGATGATTCTTGTGGCGAGCAATCTGAAGTTTCTTTTGTATCTGATGGTATTTCAACTTACTATATTATGGTTGAAGGATTTGAATCTGAAGCTGGAAATTTCAGCTTAGAGGTTTCTTGTGAAGAATTACCCGAAAACGATATTTGTAGTGGAGCTTTACCAATTAGCTGTGGCGAAAGCATTACAGGATCAACAGATGACGCAACAATAGACGTTGATGCTCCTGTTTGTAATACAGATATTACAGCACCAGGTCTTTGGTATACCTTTACAGACGATAGTGGATTGGTAACAGATTATACCGTTTCGCTTTGTGATTCAGATTACGATACCAAAGTAACCGTTTACACAGGTGATTGTGGTAATTTAATTTGTGAAACCGATAATGATGATTCCTGTGGGCTACAATCTGAAGCAAATTTCCAAGGAGATGGAAACACAACCTATTATATTTTAGTACACGGATTTGGAACCAATACTGGAAACTTTACATTAACTGTAGATTGTACTCCCGTTCCTCCAGCAAATGATATGATTTCCAACTCTATAGATGTAGACGAAATAGGTTTTCCTTACAGTGATGCTGCAGTGCCAATGCCAGCGGCAACTACTGAAGGGGGTAACCCAACCGGGTGTAATCTTCAAGGTGCCAACGGTGTGTGGTACAACTTTGTGTCTAATGGAGATGGAGAAGCCACAGCGAGCATTGTAGATCCTGCAGGAACAAGTGTGGTAACGTTCTTTGAAGCACCCAATGAGAATGCTTCTGAAACAGACCTTACATTGGTAAACCAAGGAACCAACCAATGCTCACCAGCAACGTCTTCTTCTATTACAACTACTGCCGGACAAGCATACTACATATTTGTAGTAAATACTGGCGGTACAACCGATATAGAGATAGACGGCACATTATTAAGTACAAGCGAAAATACAATCGAAGGATTTACCTACTTCCCTAACCCAACCACAGGTGTTGTAAACTTAAACGCTACGGAAACCATTGAGCGTGCAACGGTTTATAACCTATTAGGGCAAAAAGTGATTGATCAAAGTATAGAAAATACAAAATCTGAGCTTTCTATATCAAGCTTATCAGCCGGTACTTATATTTTAAAAGTGGTTGTTAATGGTGAAACAGGAACCTATAAAATTATTAAACAGTAA
- a CDS encoding response regulator transcription factor codes for MKHILLAEDDQDFGTMLKQYLTLNKFEVTWAMNGEEAFEAFKNGTFDICILDVMMPVMDGFTLAKKIIDISPEVPFLFLTARKTKEDKVKGLKLGADDYIVKPFEAEELIFRIKNIIKRTEQQNTLQTNQSAEKQLYIGKYSFDTENLELKINGNINKITAKEAKLLYYLYSNRNQLIRRDDILSHVWNKTDFFSGRSMDVFISRIRKYLKDDPSITIESVRGIGLEFNTK; via the coding sequence ATGAAACATATTCTATTAGCAGAAGATGATCAAGATTTTGGCACCATGTTAAAACAATACCTGACCCTCAATAAGTTCGAGGTTACTTGGGCTATGAACGGTGAAGAAGCTTTTGAAGCCTTCAAAAATGGAACATTTGATATATGTATACTCGATGTTATGATGCCGGTTATGGACGGATTTACCCTCGCAAAAAAAATCATTGATATAAGTCCTGAAGTTCCGTTTTTATTCTTGACGGCACGAAAAACAAAAGAGGATAAAGTGAAAGGCTTAAAGTTAGGCGCTGACGATTATATAGTGAAACCCTTTGAGGCCGAGGAGTTAATATTCAGAATAAAAAACATCATAAAACGCACCGAACAACAAAATACTTTACAAACCAACCAATCAGCAGAGAAACAACTATATATTGGCAAATACAGTTTTGACACTGAAAATTTAGAGTTGAAAATAAATGGCAACATCAACAAAATTACCGCCAAAGAAGCAAAATTGCTGTATTACCTCTACAGCAATCGTAATCAATTAATACGCCGTGACGATATTTTATCGCACGTTTGGAATAAAACAGACTTCTTTTCGGGTCGGAGCATGGATGTTTTTATAAGTCGGATACGGAAATATTTAAAAGACGATCCTTCCATTACCATTGAAAGTGTAAGGGGAATAGGCCTGGAGTTTAATACTAAATAA